One genomic region from Salvia hispanica cultivar TCC Black 2014 chromosome 2, UniMelb_Shisp_WGS_1.0, whole genome shotgun sequence encodes:
- the LOC125204789 gene encoding uncharacterized protein LOC125204789 isoform X1 yields the protein MSEKGKEIVVFEKEIQKEKMREKGKGIEGDEREMVDHWSHEHPLSLVDARGGEYCYGCEVRFGSGERAYGCSMEGCEYEKLLHEECAAMAREIRHPLHQYPQAQHILIQQHQPKYAICYICRQRIRSILYSCSFRGYGDEQMANIDIIQHHPSHPDHELKLLQRRSTFECNACGTIHSGSWYVCTTDGCGYRIHQRCASLPQIIKREYHPHSLSLSYHLPQEYTNISIRLVYKIFRCYICQMSILPECWIYYCQICRYIVHITCAFNEPLCWFKMHLRCAQGGGVIDDEDQRCSAIHHPSHPCHELKLLRRRCSFKCDACCTTRKESSSYTCTNDDCQYWIHEKCASLPQSFKREDHHHSLSLSFEVPFEYLIFNYKCDVCNTYLLPSYWIYHCQICRFIVHVKCAFNKPPPRINLNIGRDIIRLPANEVAEELITPFVMREKGGGAFMPNDDGDELVKLKYYKFIHHQHQLTLLSSGDPSQEEEDEEDVENYGVRSELICDGCITPISSSSSKCYYYMSCSECKYNLHVACFHLPPNVQCLPIHDQEHPLVLQSLDKHQPWEIQYCSACGYPMNGLFYSCRECEFKVDIKCACMPDTILHAAHPQHLLKCVAKDDLRKDINSSRLSCAAGCNCYNVIDFDCYRCCSSSSCDFIVHFFCSVLPASVSSRRWDERHPLLLTYDATLNRPGDFYCDQCEEQMNPRSWMYHCRSCDISFHPHCFPTTSGVYRSIKLGQEYDVINAETHLHRLTYQLLTTKRRCDICHHDTYERDGFYCALCNFFICLYDCGEKMIENGDMKAVD from the exons atgagtgaGAAAGGAAAGGAGATAGTAGTATTTGAGAAGGaaatacaaaaagaaaaaatgagagagaaagggaagGGGATAGAGGGGGATGAGAGGGAGATGGTGGATCACTGGAGCCACGAGCATCCACTTAGTTTGGTGGATGCTCGTGGAGGAGAATACTGTTACGGCTGTGAAGTGCGGTTTGGCAGTGGAGAGAGAGCTTATGGATGCAGCATGGAGGGATGCGAGTATGAAAAGCTGTTACACGAAGAATGTGCAGCGATGGCGAGAGAGATACGGCATCCATTGCACCAGTACCCTCAGGCTCAGCACATCCTCATCCAACAACACCAGCCTAAATATGCCATATGTTACATCTGTAGACAGAGAATTCGGTCCATTCTCTACAGTTGTAGCTTCCGTGGTTATGGTGATGAGCAAATGGCCAACATCGATATCATACAGCATCATCCAAGTCATCCCGACCATGAGTTGAAGTTGTTGCAGAGAAGGTCCACCTTTGAGTGCAATGCTTGCGGCACCATACACAGCGGGAGTTGGTACGTGTGCACCACAGATGGCTGTGGATATCGGATCCACCAGAGATGTGCTTCCTTGCCTCAAATTATCAAAAGGGAATACCATCctcactctctttctctctcttatcatctcccacaagaatatacgAATATTAGTATCAGACTTGTGTACAAAATATTTAGGTGTTATATATGCCAGATGAGTATTCTACCCGAGTGTTGGATATATTATTGCCAAATCTGCAGATATATTGTCCACATCACGTGTGCCTTCAATGAGCCACTATGCTGGTTCAAGATGCACCTGAGATGCGCACAAGGGGGCGGCGTGATTGATGATGAGGATCAAAGGTGCAGCGCCATTCATCATCCAAGCCATCCCTGCCATGAATTGAAGTTGTTGAGGAGAAGGTGTTCCTTCAAGTGCGATGCTTGCTGCACCACACGCAAAGAGAGTTCCTCCTACACATGCACCAATGATGATTGCCAGTATTGGATCCATGAAAAATGTGCTTCATTGCCTCAAAGCTTCAAAAGGGAAGACCAccatcactctctctctttatcatTTGAAGTCCCTTTTGAATATCTCATATTCAACTACAAATGTGACGTGTGCAACACATATTTGCTACCCAGCTATTGGATATATCATTGCCAAATTTGCAGATTTATTGTCCACGTCAAATGCGCCTTCAACAAGCCGCCTCCTCGCATCAATCt TAATATTGGGAGAGACATAATCCGTCTGCCTGCAAATGAGGTGGCTGAGGAGCTAATTACACCTTTTGTGATGAGAGAAAAAGGAGGAGGAGCATTCATGCCTAATGATGACGGGGATGAGTTGGTGAAGCTAAAATACTATAAGTTCATTCATCACCAACATCAACTCACTTTACTCTCATCTGGCGATCCaagccaagaagaagaagacgaagaagacGTGGAGAATTATGGAGTGAGATCAGAATTGATATGTGATGGGTGCATCACTCCTATATCTTCATCAAGTAGTAAATGTTACTACTACATGAGCTGCAGTGAATGCAAATACAATCTTCACGTGGCATGCTTTCACTTGCCACCTAACGTCCAATGTCTTCCAATCCACGACCAGGAACACCCGCTAGTCCTCCAATCTTTGGACAAACACCAACCTTGGGAGATCCAATATTGCAGTGCCTGTGGGTATCCTATGAATGGGTTGTTTTACAGTTGTAGAGAGTGCGAGTTCAAAGTAGATATCAAGTGCGCTTGTATGCCGGATACCATACTTCACGCAGCTCACCCGCAACATCTCCTCAAGTGCGTGGCTAAGGATGACCTACGCAAAGATATCAACTCATCACGCTTGTCATGTGCTGCTGGTTGTAACTGCTACAACGTGATCGATTTCGATTGTTACAGGTGTTGCAGCAGCAGCTCATGCGATTTCATTGTGCACTTTTTCTGCAGTGTGCTGCCTGCGTCGGTCAGCAGTCGTAGATGGGACGAGCGCCACCCACTGCTGCTGACGTACGACGCCACTCTCAATCGTCCTGGCGATTTCTACTGCGACCAATGCGAAGAACAAATGAATCCCAGGAGTTGGATGTATCACTGCCGCAGCTGCGATATATCCTTCCATCCGCATTGCTTTCCAACTACGTCCGGCGTGTATAGAAGCATCAAGTTGGGGCAGGAATATGATGTAATTAATGCAGAAACCCATCTACACCGTCTCACCTATCAACTTCTCACCACAAAACGCCGCTGCGACATTTGTCATCATGATACATATGAAAGGGATGGATTTTACTGTGCATTATGCAACTTCTTCATTTGTCTCTACGACTGCGGTGAAAAAATGATCGAAAATGGTGACATGAAGGCCGTTGATTGA
- the LOC125204789 gene encoding uncharacterized protein LOC125204789 isoform X2 encodes MSEKGKEIVVFEKEIQKEKMREKGKGIEGDEREMVDHWSHEHPLSLVDARGGEYCYGCEVRFGSGERAYGCSMEGCEYEKLLHEECAAMAREIRHPLHQYPQAQHILIQQHQPKYAICYICRQRIRSILYSCSFRGYGDEQMANIDIIQHHPSHPDHELKLLQRRSTFECNACGTIHSGSWYVCTTDGCGYRIHQRCASLPQIIKREYHPHSLSLSYHLPQEYTNISIRLVYKIFRCYICQMSILPECWIYYCQICRYIVHITCAFNEPLCWFKMHLRCAQGGGVIDDEDQRCSAIHHPSHPCHELKLLRRRCSFKCDACCTTRKESSSYTCTNDDCQYWIHEKCASLPQSFKREDHHHSLSLSFEVPFEYLIFNYKCDVCNTYLLPSYWIYHCQICRFIVHVKCAFNKPPPRINLNIGRDIIRLPANEVAEELITPFVMREKGGGAFMPNDDGDELVKLKYYKFIHHQHQLTLLSSGDPSQEEEDEEDVENYGVRSELICDGCITPISSSSSKCYYYMSCSECKYNLHVACFHLPPNVQCLPIHDQEHPLVLQSLDKHQPWEIQYCSACGYPMNGLFYSCRECEFKVDIKCACMPDTILHAAHPQHLLKCVAKDDLRKDINSSRLSCAAVCCLRRSAVVDGTSATHCC; translated from the exons atgagtgaGAAAGGAAAGGAGATAGTAGTATTTGAGAAGGaaatacaaaaagaaaaaatgagagagaaagggaagGGGATAGAGGGGGATGAGAGGGAGATGGTGGATCACTGGAGCCACGAGCATCCACTTAGTTTGGTGGATGCTCGTGGAGGAGAATACTGTTACGGCTGTGAAGTGCGGTTTGGCAGTGGAGAGAGAGCTTATGGATGCAGCATGGAGGGATGCGAGTATGAAAAGCTGTTACACGAAGAATGTGCAGCGATGGCGAGAGAGATACGGCATCCATTGCACCAGTACCCTCAGGCTCAGCACATCCTCATCCAACAACACCAGCCTAAATATGCCATATGTTACATCTGTAGACAGAGAATTCGGTCCATTCTCTACAGTTGTAGCTTCCGTGGTTATGGTGATGAGCAAATGGCCAACATCGATATCATACAGCATCATCCAAGTCATCCCGACCATGAGTTGAAGTTGTTGCAGAGAAGGTCCACCTTTGAGTGCAATGCTTGCGGCACCATACACAGCGGGAGTTGGTACGTGTGCACCACAGATGGCTGTGGATATCGGATCCACCAGAGATGTGCTTCCTTGCCTCAAATTATCAAAAGGGAATACCATCctcactctctttctctctcttatcatctcccacaagaatatacgAATATTAGTATCAGACTTGTGTACAAAATATTTAGGTGTTATATATGCCAGATGAGTATTCTACCCGAGTGTTGGATATATTATTGCCAAATCTGCAGATATATTGTCCACATCACGTGTGCCTTCAATGAGCCACTATGCTGGTTCAAGATGCACCTGAGATGCGCACAAGGGGGCGGCGTGATTGATGATGAGGATCAAAGGTGCAGCGCCATTCATCATCCAAGCCATCCCTGCCATGAATTGAAGTTGTTGAGGAGAAGGTGTTCCTTCAAGTGCGATGCTTGCTGCACCACACGCAAAGAGAGTTCCTCCTACACATGCACCAATGATGATTGCCAGTATTGGATCCATGAAAAATGTGCTTCATTGCCTCAAAGCTTCAAAAGGGAAGACCAccatcactctctctctttatcatTTGAAGTCCCTTTTGAATATCTCATATTCAACTACAAATGTGACGTGTGCAACACATATTTGCTACCCAGCTATTGGATATATCATTGCCAAATTTGCAGATTTATTGTCCACGTCAAATGCGCCTTCAACAAGCCGCCTCCTCGCATCAATCt TAATATTGGGAGAGACATAATCCGTCTGCCTGCAAATGAGGTGGCTGAGGAGCTAATTACACCTTTTGTGATGAGAGAAAAAGGAGGAGGAGCATTCATGCCTAATGATGACGGGGATGAGTTGGTGAAGCTAAAATACTATAAGTTCATTCATCACCAACATCAACTCACTTTACTCTCATCTGGCGATCCaagccaagaagaagaagacgaagaagacGTGGAGAATTATGGAGTGAGATCAGAATTGATATGTGATGGGTGCATCACTCCTATATCTTCATCAAGTAGTAAATGTTACTACTACATGAGCTGCAGTGAATGCAAATACAATCTTCACGTGGCATGCTTTCACTTGCCACCTAACGTCCAATGTCTTCCAATCCACGACCAGGAACACCCGCTAGTCCTCCAATCTTTGGACAAACACCAACCTTGGGAGATCCAATATTGCAGTGCCTGTGGGTATCCTATGAATGGGTTGTTTTACAGTTGTAGAGAGTGCGAGTTCAAAGTAGATATCAAGTGCGCTTGTATGCCGGATACCATACTTCACGCAGCTCACCCGCAACATCTCCTCAAGTGCGTGGCTAAGGATGACCTACGCAAAGATATCAACTCATCACGCTTGTCATGTGCTGCTG TGTGCTGCCTGCGTCGGTCAGCAGTCGTAGATGGGACGAGCGCCACCCACTGCTGCTGA
- the LOC125207001 gene encoding uncharacterized protein LOC125207001 has product MSEKGKEIEKDEREMFEHWSHEHPLSLVEACGGEYCYGCEDRFSSGEQAYGCSIDGCDYSNLLHEECATMARKIRHPSHHPQHILIQQHEPVLSRCYICEKIIWSIGYKCTCSECEFEMHLRCSQQSGGLIKAVADDGVEQIRKIVRHPSHPDHEMKLLRRRNIGKDIIHLPANEVAGELITPFVMRQRGGETLIPPIIIPASAADELMKVKYKFIHHQHQLTLLSSANRSQEEEEEEDEENYGVRSELICDGCITHISLSSNYYMSCGECKYNLHLACFHLPPQLSSLPVHQRDDHQLVLQSLDKHQPWRWKECSVCEYVTNGLFYTCTNCSFKVNIQCACMPDTIHHAAHPRHLLKHVTQSVLRRDINRRRLSCAAGCDYYIDDYDCYRCSNNSCDFIVHVRCALLPVSVSSRRWDEHHPLLLTYNATQNHPGDFYCDQCETGMNPRSWMYHCRACDISFHPKCFPTTSGEFRNKKLGQKYVNDAVHQHPLTFQLLTTKRCCDICGRGKLEQEGFYCAFCNFFICYYYCSTVLIRNAPVD; this is encoded by the exons atgaGTGAGAAAGGAAAGGAGATAGAGAAGGATGAAAGAGAGATGTTTGAGCATTGGAGCCACGAGCATCCACTCAGTTTGGTGGAAGCTTGTGGGGGAGAATACTGCTATGGTTGTGAAGATCGGTTTAGCAGCGGAGAGCAAGCTTATGGATGCAGCATCGACGGATGTGACTACTCAAACTTATTGCACGAAGAATGTGCAACGATGGCAAGAAAGATACGACATCCATCGCACCACCCTCAACACATACTCATCCAACAACACGAACCGGTTTTGAGTCGGTGTTATATCTGTGAAAAGATTATTTGGAGCATTGGTTACAAATGTACATGCTCTGAATGTGAGTTCGAGATGCACTTGAGATGCTCGCAGCAAAGTGGTGGGCTGATCAAAGCAGTAGCAGACGATGGCGTTGAGCAAATCCGCAAAATTGTACGTCATCCAAGTCATCCTGACCACGAAATGAAGTTGTTGAGAAGAAG GAATATAGGGAAAGACATTATTCATCTTCCAGCGAATGAGGTGGCCGGGGAACTAATTACACCGTTTGTGATGAGACAAAGAGGAGGAGAAACATTGATACCGCCCATCATCATCCCTGCTAGTGCTGCTGATGAGTTGATGAAGGTGAAATATAAGTTCATTCATCACCAACATCAGCTCACTTTACTGTCATCTGCCAATCGaagccaagaagaagaagaagaagaagatgaggaGAATTATGGAGTGAGATCAGAATTGATATGTGATGGGTGCATCACTCATATATCATTATCATCAAACTACTATATGAGTTGCGGTGAATGCAAATACAATCTTCACTTGGCGTGCTTTCACTTGCCACCTCAACTCTCCTCACTTCCAGTCCACCAACGTGATGATCACCAGCTAGTCCTCCAATCTTTGGACAAACACCAACCTTGGAGGTGGAAAGAGTGCAGTGTTTGCGAGTATGTAACTAATGGGCTGTTTTACACCTGTACAAATTGCAGCTTCAAAGTCAATATCCAATGCGCTTGTATGCCGGATACCATACACCACGCAGCTCACCCGCGACATCTCCTCAAGCATGTGACTCAGTCGGTTCTACGTAGGGATATCAACCGACGGCGCTTGTCGTGTGCTGCTGGTTGTGACTATTACATAGACGATTATGATTGTTACAGGTGCAGCAACAACTCATGTGATTTCATAGTGCACGTCAGATGCGCTTTGCTGCCTGTGTCGGTCAGCAGCCGTAGATGGGACGAGCACCACCCGCTGCTGCTGACATACAACGCCACTCAAAACCATCCCGGTGATTTCTATTGCGACCAGTGCGAAACAGGGATGAATCCCAGGAGCTGGATGTATCACTGCCGCGCCTGCGATATATCCTTCCATCCTAAATGCTTTCCAACTACATCCGGCGAGTTTAGAAACAAGAAGTTGGGGCAGAAATATGTGAATGACGCAGTTCACCAACACCCTCTCACCTTTCAACTTCTCACCACAAAACGCTGCTGCGACATTTGTGGTCGGGGTAAACTTGAACAGGAAGGATTCTACTGTGCATTTTGCAACTTCTTCATTTGTTACTACTACTGCAGCACAGTATTGATTAGAAATGCGCCCGTTGATTGA
- the LOC125203113 gene encoding uncharacterized protein LOC125203113 yields MRQRGGETLIPPIIIPAAATDELMKVKYEFLHHQHQLTLFSSSDPSQEEEEEEEEEENEENYGVRSELICDGCITPISSSSNYFMSCSECNYNLHLACFHLPPQLSPLPLHQRADHQLVLQSLDKHQPWERLSCIVCGYETNGLFYTCTKCYFVVDIKCACMPDTILHAAHPQHLLKYVTPSEPGIELDLWHLSCAGCYNNDNMFLHNYYRCSNSSCDFILHIECAVLPASVSSRRWDEHHPLLLTYDATLNRPGDFYCDQCETQMNPRSWMYHCRACDVSFHPKCFPTTSGWLRNIKFGQEYDVNAETHPHTLTFQLLTTKRRCDICDRDMHEQEGFYCALCNFFICFHDCGERMIDNGDIEAVE; encoded by the coding sequence ATGAGACAAAGAGGAGGAGAAACATTGATACCACCCATCATCATCCCTGCTGCTGCTACTGATGAGTTGATGAAGGTGAAATATGAGTTCCTTCATCACCAACATCAACTCACTTTGTTCTCATCTAGCGATCCaagccaagaagaagaagaagaagaagaagaagaagaaaatgaggaGAATTATGGAGTGAGATCAGAATTGATATGTGATGGGTGCATCACTCctatatcatcatcatcaaactACTTTATGAGCTGCAGTGAATGCAACTACAACCTTCACTTGGCTTGCTTTCACTTGCCACCTCAACTCTCCCCACTTCCACTCCACCAACGTGCTGATCACCAGCTAGTCCTCCAATCTTTGGACAAACACCAACCTTGGGAGAGGCTATCTTGCATTGTGTGTGGGTATGAAACAAATGGGCTGTTTTACACTTGTACAAAGTGCTACTTCGTAGTTGATATCAAGTGCGCTTGTATGCCGGATACCATACTTCACGCAGCTCACCCGCAGCATCTCCTCAAATACGTGACTCCGTCGGAACCAGGCATAGAGCTCGACTTATGGCACTTGTCGTGTGCTGGTTGTTACAACAACGACAACATGTTTCTTCATAATTATTACAGGTGCAGCAACAGCTCATGTGATTTCATCCTGCACATTGAATGCGCTGTTTTGCCGGCATCGGTCAGCAGCCGTAGATGGGACGAGCACCACCCACTGCTGCTGACGTACGACGCCACTCTCAATCGTCCTGGCGATTTCTACTGCGACCAATGCGAAACACAAATGAATCCCAGGAGTTGGATGTATCACTGCCGCGCCTGCGATGTATCCTTCCATCCTAAATGCTTCCCAACTACATCCGGCTGGCTTAGAAACATCAAGTTTGGGCAGGAATATGATGTGAATGCAGAAACCCATCCACACACTCTCACCTTTCAACTTCTCACCACAAAACGCCGCTGCGATATTTGTGATCGGGATATGCATGAACAAGAAGGATTTTACTGTGCATTATGCAACTTCTTCATTTGTTTCCACGACTGCGGTGAAAGAATGATCGATAATGGTGACATCGAGGCCGTCGAATAA
- the LOC125208122 gene encoding uncharacterized protein LOC125208122 has translation MSEKGKEIIDHWSHEHPLTLVEIRERDYCYGCEELFGTGEQAYGCSTEGCHYARLLHEECAAIAREIRHPSHHPQHILIQRHEPQLGTCCIYQRTIWSIGYKCSICEFQMHLRCAQGGGMVDATGDGDYDDKRRSIIHHPSHRGHELKLLRRSCLFKCDACCTRRKGSSYTCTNDACEYWIHEKCASLPQSFKREDHHHSLSLSFRVPFEYLNFNYRCDVCNTYLLPNYWIYHCQICRFIVHVKCVFNKQPRITENIGKDMIHLPTNEVAEELVTPFVMRQRGGEVLIPPIIIPAAAVDELVKVKYKFLHHQHQLTLVSSVDRSQEEEEDEENYGVRWELICDGCITPISSSSNYYMSCSECKYNLHLACFHLPPQLSSFPLHHHDYHHSLDLQSCNKLRPWEIKECSVCEYDTNGLFYTCTACGFRVDIQCASMPDTIHHAAHPRHLLKHVTKLDLDRYINRRRFWCAAGCGLHVDYYDCYRCCSSSPCDFIVHVRCALLPASVSSRRWDEHHPLLLTYNATLNRPGDFYCDQCETQMNPRSWMYHCRACDISFHPKCFQTRSGKYRNRKLGQEYVITDTIHPHPLIFQLLTTKRRCNICRCNENENQGFYCALCNFFICLYMCGYDMIENGDMKAVD, from the exons atgaGTGAGAAAGGAAAGGAGATAATCGATCATTGGAGCCACGAGCATCCACTTACTCTAGTGGAAATTCGTGAAAGAGATTACTGTTATGGGTGTGAAGAGCTGTTTGGTACCGGAGAGCAAGCTTATGGATGCAGCACCGAGGGATGTCACTACGCAAGATTATTACACGAAGAATGTGCAGCGATTGCGAGGGAGATACGCCATCCATCACACCACCCTCAACACATACTCATCCAACGCCACGAACCGCAATTAGGGACTTGTTGTATATATCAAAGGACTATTTGGAGCATTGGTTACAAATGCTCCATATGTGAATTCCAGATGCACCTGAGATGCGCACAAGGTGGTGGCATGGTCGATGCAACGGGCGATGGTGATTATGATGATAAAAGGCGCAGCATCATACATCATCCAAGTCACCGCGGCCATGAACTGAAGTTGCTGAGGAGAAGTTGTTTGTTCAAGTGCGATGCTTGCTGCACCAGACGCAAAGGGAGTTCCTACACCTGCACCAATGATGCTTGTGAGTATTGGATCCATGAGAAATGTGCTTCATTGCCACAAAGCTTCAAAAGGGAAGACCACCATCACTCCCTCTCTTTATCCTTTCGCGTCCCTTTTGAATATCTCAATTTCAACTACAGATGTGATGTGTGCAACACATATTTGCTGCCCAACTATTGGATATATCATTGCCAAATCTGCAGATTTATAGTCCACGTCAAGTGCGTTTTCAACAAGCAGCCCCGCATCACTGA AAACATTGGGAAAGACATGATTCATCTTCCAACAAATGAAGTGGCCGAGGAACTAGTTACACCGTTTGTGATGAGACAAAGAGGAGGAGAAGTATTGATACCACCCATCATCATccctgctgctgctgttgaTGAGCTGGTGAAGGTGAAATATAAGTTCCTTCATCACCAACATCAACTCACTTTAGTCTCATCTGTTGATCGaagccaagaagaagaagaagacgaggagAATTATGGAGTGAGATGGGAATTGATATGTGATGGGTGCATCACTCcaatatcatcatcatcaaactACTATATGAGTTGCAGTGAATGCAAATACAATCTTCACTTGGCTTGCTTTCACTTGCCACCTCAACTCTCCTCATTTCCACTCCACCACCACGATTATCATCACTCGCTGGACCTCCAATCTTGCAACAAACTTCGACCTTGGGAGATTAAAGAATGCAGTGTGTGTGAGTATGATACGAATGGGCTGTTTTACACTTGCACAGCGTGCGGCTTCAGAGTCGATATCCAATGCGCTAGTATGCCGGATACCATACACCACGCAGCTCACCCGCGACATCTCCTCAAGCATGTGACCAAGTTGGATCTAGACAGATATATCAACCGAAGGCGCTTCTGGTGTGCTGCTGGTTGTGGCCTACACGTAGACTATTATGATTGTTACAGGTGTTGCAGCAGCAGCCCATGTGATTTCATCGTGCACGTTAGATGCGCTTTGCTGCCTGCGTCGGTCAGCAGCCGTAGATGGGACGAGCACCACCCGCTGCTGCTGACGTACAACGCCACTCTCAACCGTCCTGGCGATTTCTACTGCGACCAATGTGAGACACAGATGAATCCTAGGAGCTGGATGTATCACTGCCGCGCCTGCGATATATCCTTCCATCCTAAATGCTTTCAAACTAGATCTGGAAAGTATAGAAACAGGAAGTTGGGGCAGGAATATGTGATCACTGACACAATTCATCCACACCCTCTCATCTTTCAACTTCTCACCACAAAACGCCGCTGCAACATTTGCCGTTGCAATGAGAATGAAAATCAAGGATTTTACTGTGCATTATGCAACTTCTTCATTTGTCTCTACATGTGCGGGTATGACATGATCGAAAATGGGGACATGAAGGCTGTCGATTGA